The nucleotide window TTTTATTCAAAAAAATATCCTAAAAAAATCTTGTGAGTGGCGAGTGGTCGCCGATTCTAAAGTTGCTATTTTAGCTTCAGAAACAAAAGCCTCTCAAAGATTTTTTCTTTGAGATGCTTTTGTGATATCAGCTACAATAAAAAAGGGTTGATAGCGTCTCGCCTTCAACCCTTCTACAAACATTTTTACAAAAATTTGAGAGAAAAACTTTATTACAAACTATATATTATCAAATAGTATGCCAACATATATTTTTATTCATATTTTTTTGAATTAGCCCTAAAAAAGGTATATATCGTTACAGAAGATAAAAGTTGCCGTTTTTTTAATTCGGACGATTTGTAGGTACTTTGGATATAACGGTATTTTGGGCATCATACAATACTTTTTCATACAAACGTCCCTGTGGATTATACAAATATACGGTTTTGTAAACGCCCGTAGTAATCGGTGTACCTTTGGGGTCTAAATGAGTTTTTTCTATAATATTCCCTTTTTCGTTGTATTTGTATTCCTTGATGGAAAAATCGCTGCTGCTACCGTCGTTGAGGCGTTTGCAGGCTTGGTTGTTGTGGTCAAAGTAGCTTTCCTGTAATACTCTTCCATTTTCATCATACTGATAGCGAATAATAGCAGCCCGCCCTTTGAGCAATTGTCGTTTGCTGTCTAAGTAGCGTTCTTCCACGATTCTGTCTTTATCGTCATATTTCATTATTACCACTGCCGCATCATTGTTGAGCAATTGTTCGCGGCTGTCATAATAGGCGGTTTCGGTACGCCTGTCTTTTTCGTCATAGCCGTACTTAATTACCGAAGGTCCCGAAAATATCGGTTCATAGAGTTGCATATTGGTATTATAAAAACGCTGCTCGGTTTGTTTGCCGCTATCATCATAGCGAAACTCCTGAACAGCCATACCCAATTGGTTGGCAATAAGTTGTTGGTTGATGTCAATATTGATTAACCAACGAAGATTGCCTTGTGTATCATAATAGTTTTTTTCTACAATACCATTATTTTTATTCACCAACACTTCGCGAAGTCCTTGCGTGGCTTGGTTCAAATAAGCTGTTTGAGCAGCTACTTGTTGTGCGGATATAATTGCAAGGCAAAGCAAGAAAGAAAAGAAAATCTTTTTCATGATAATTAATTATATTCTTTCCTTTCGTCTAACTAAAAGCGTGCCATTTATACAAATTACGCTTATTTTATTAGCGTATATTCTGAAACGGACGGGTATAAAAAACATTAAAACATATCCATTCCTTCGCCGCCTTCGGGGCGTTGTTGGGGTTTGTCTTTTTTGCTGCCGCCTTCTTGAGGTTTGCCGAAATAATAAGTAAAATTGACCGTAAAGATGCGCGTTTCACGCTTACGAACAACATAACTCGTAAAATAAGAATCGTCCATTTTTACTCTAAACTGTTGTTTATCAAATATATCGCTCACTCCCATAGCAATATTTGCTTTACCGCGCCACAATTTTTGCGCACGGTAATATCGAAGGAATTAAATCCGTAAAATTTGCCTTGCGGAGTGTTGCGGGGTGTAGAGTAGCTGCCTGTGAGTTGCACATCGTAATCTTTGGGCAGGCGGAAGGTGGTCATTAATTTAGTGGATAAGTTCCAAGCGGCATTGGAAAGCGTGTCATTAATATTAGACACGTCCAATTCGTTGCGAAAAGCATTGGCACTGAGCATAAAATTGAACCATTTTTTAACGCTGCCGTTCACAATGCTCTCTATACCGTAGCTGTTGGCATTATTTACATTAATGGGCAATACTTTCAATACTCCATTGGTATCTATTTCTATAATACGCGCTACGGCTTGTTCGGTATTTCGCCAATAAAAGCTGTTGTTCCACGAAAAATCGCCCAAATACATTTGTAAGCCCGCATCAAAAGAATTGATGTATTCGGGTTTCAAAGAGGGATTTCCCAAACGCTGCGAATAAGGGTCATTGACATCAATAATAGGATTGAGCGTACCCACCGAAGGGCGGTTGATGCGGCGGCTGTAATTGATTTGTATGTTTTTTTGCGCATCTAATGGATAGCTGACATTGAGTGTAGGAAACAAACTAAAATAATCGTCGGTAGTGGTGAGCAGGGTGTCGACAGTTTTTTTATCAACACTGATGTCGGTTTGTTCGCCGCGTACTCCGGCTTTTATCAAAAGTTTTTTCAGCGAAAAAGCATAATTGGCATAAGCGGCATACACATATTCATTATAAGAAAAATCATTCGTCAGGGCATCATTCTCCACATAAATGTTTTCTGTATAATCGGCAATTTCGGAGCGAAACATACTGCTGAAATCGCGCTGCGAAAAACGAAAACCACTTTCGAGTGTATTGCTTTCTCCGATATGTTGCATATAATCTATTTGTGCAATATTGGCGATATTGTTATTGTTGGTATAATTGCGCTGTATGTAATCGTCTGTTTTTACAAGAGTGTGATAAATAGAGAATTGCGTATTATTTTTTGAAGGGGTCACAGAGCGGGTGAGGTCAATAGTAAGGCTGTTTTTTTTATCTTTACCTTGGTGGCGCAGTCCTAAAGCCGTAATATGGGCGGCATTGTAGGGGTCGGTAGAGGTATTGTCACGCACAAATTCATCTTGTTTTATTTGCTCCTCATTCAAAAGGGTATAATATGCGCTGCTTTGATTATTTCCTTTTGAGCCGTTGTAAATAGCAGAAGCAGAAAGTGTAGTTTGTTTAAATAAGTTGTAATCAATGCCTATTTTGAGCAAATGCGACTGGTTGGTATTGTTGCCATTGCTGTGTTGGGTATATTTAAAATAATTATCGTGAAAAATTTCGCGGTCTAAGGTAGAACGATTGTAACGTTCATCATAGCGAAAACCGTAATTGCCGAAAAAATTGAATTTTTTACGCATAATACCCCAAGTAGCGGCAGCGTTATATTTATTATTAGTGCCTACGCCCAACATCAGCGAGGCATTATTTCCTTTTTTTGTATTTTTTTTCAAAATCAAATTGATAATGCCTGCCGAACCTTCGGGGTTGTATTTGGCAGAAGGAT belongs to Sphingobacteriales bacterium and includes:
- a CDS encoding TonB-dependent receptor, with the translated sequence MQAQPAAARLNGVLIDSLTKEPVAFAGIAVFANSNDKLVGGGISDDNGKFEVTLQGSFGAAETFRVKIDFVGYRSKIINSVKLTANPQPLGTLYLSASSVELQSVEVRGDKTYLANSIDRKVYSASQLLSNPAGQAVDLLNNIPSVTVDSDGKVNFRGSEQVNIMIDGKPIELTGMNLEQIPAGAIESLEVISNPSAKYNPEGSAGIINLILKKNTKKGNNASLMLGVGTNNKYNAAATWGIMRKKFNFFGNYGFRYDERYNRSTLDREIFHDNYFKYTQHSNGNNTNQSHLLKIGIDYNLFKQTTLSASAIYNGSKGNNQSSAYYTLLNEEQIKQDEFVRDNTSTDPYNAAHITALGLRHQGKDKKNSLTIDLTRSVTPSKNNTQFSIYHTLVKTDDYIQRNYTNNNNIANIAQIDYMQHIGESNTLESGFRFSQRDFSSMFRSEIADYTENIYVENDALTNDFSYNEYVYAAYANYAFSLKKLLIKAGVRGEQTDISVDKKTVDTLLTTTDDYFSLFPTLNVSYPLDAQKNIQINYSRRINRPSVGTLNPIIDVNDPYSQRLGNPSLKPEYINSFDAGLQMYLGDFSWNNSFYWRNTEQAVARIIEIDTNGVLKVLPINVNNANSYGIESIVNGSVKKWFNFMLSANAFRNELDVSNINDTLSNAAWNLSTKLMTTFRLPKDYDVQLTGSYSTPRNTPQGKFYGFNSFDITVRKNCGAVKQILLWE